The following are from one region of the Gossypium hirsutum isolate 1008001.06 chromosome D03, Gossypium_hirsutum_v2.1, whole genome shotgun sequence genome:
- the LOC107938561 gene encoding probable calcium-binding protein CML11 → MSDKEEPTKLNDEQIGELREIFRSFDRNNDGSLTQLELGSLLRSLGLNPSSDQVEALIHKADTNNNGLVEFSEFVSLMAPELLSEKSPYSEEQLKQLFKMFDRDGNGYITAAELAHSMAKLGHALTVEELTGMIKEADTDGDGMISFEEFSNAITSAAFDNSWG, encoded by the coding sequence ATGAGCGACAAGGAAGAACCAACCAAGCTAAACGACGAACAAATCGGTGAACTACGTGAAATCTTCCGTTCATTTGATCGAAACAACGACGGTAGTTTAACTCAACTCGAACTCGGTTCACTCTTACGATCTTTGGGTCTAAACCCGAGTTCCGATCAAGTTGAAGCGTTAATACACAAAGCCGATACGAACAATAATGGGTTAGTTGAATTCTCGGAGTTTGTTTCACTGATGGCGCCGGAACTGTTATCGGAGAAATCGCCTTACAGTGAAGAACAATTGAAACAATTGTTTAAGATGTTCGATAGGGATGGTAATGGATATATCACCGCCGCTGAGTTGGCTCATTCGATGGCGAAGTTGGGACATGCGTTGACGGTGGAGGAATTGACGGGGATGATTAAGGAAGCCGATACCGATGGGGATGGGATGATTAGCTTTGAAGAATTCTCGAATGCGATTACTTCAGCTGCTTTTGATAATTCTTGGGGTTGA